AGCATCTGGATATTTATAGGTacgttatttcttttatcacttttatatCTAGTAAAACAAAGGATTTTATTCTTTACGAttgatttttctatatttgttcacttatctttttttctttaaaaacatatttgtttcattttcagTGCAAAACAATTTAGttataaagaacaaatttatacagtaattatatataagtattttataaataaatgaataaataatatatcacaataataaataatttaatatgtatttatataataataaataatgtaatatatagaGCGACAGGTCTTTAACAATCATCAATgatagattaatatttttattagagaattaattatttattaataacatttatactttttaagaGAACGTTAAAAggcagatttatttttatatagataatttgaAGAAACTGATCATTACTCAGCAAATTGATTTTGGTCGCGcaaaaaataatcttcaaGTACGACGCTCTAATCttaaaattagcaaaaaaagaaatgattttataCTCCAAAAACAAGAAGATCTGAGACAAAATAGgtattatctattatacaatatatcttATCATACATTGTTagaaatataagtatgtaaactttaaaaatttttagatattgtttaattgtaataaaaaaatttattcttttttttcaggatTGCTCTGacggaatttttaaaatcttttcatcAATTTACCGAGACTCAACAATATCTTATTGATGCAACTTCCTCATCTGTAATGCCCCACATAGCACGTAATGTTGCAGCAATAttgcagcaatattatttttccattgcAATATTACCATGAAATATAGcagaaatattgattaaatattattgagatGTCAcagcaatattaaaatgtccGCGAAGATTAATCGCAGTAATATTGTAGTCATatatcacaattatattactgtaatattaatgaatatttctgtaatatttatgtgatattaaatatagcaaggaattaaataataaaattattttaatacacaataatactttatatattaaaatatgttacgtACAATGTTAGTACAAACTGAAtggcatataatatatatatggttACAATAAGTTTTccgtttgtaaattttttaatcttcacTTTCATTTCCTGAAAGTGCAAGAATATCGTCGGTGTCttttgattttacattttccttttctatattcttgcttttttcttcctttattctaaaaattttatatatatatatttatgtttgtgcaataaaatttaatttaattattgtaagtgatattttaaaaaactgtaCTTACTTTTCTCGAGCCTGACGAGTAGGTGCATTAGCAAGCCAAAatcctatttttttaatgatgtaGTCCTCTGTTACATCAAATTTATGACGATAAACGGCacctaaaatattaaatttctattattattttcaattatctttaacaatataaacttacgcaaacacaaaataatagtaacataacattattgttataatttcccactcaaAAATGTAACTGCAAGTAACATTGCCTTGTATGTAATAGTTACACTGTTGagtgttgaaaaattattacacaataatGTTATGTTACTATTACTTTGTGTTTGCTgggaatttattataattttacaaaatttaccCAAAACGCATTTacataaaactaaattataaaacggtttctttttctgttttccaAGATAACTGTAACTACATGCTAGAGAGTTAGTAAAAATTTGcctcattattttgttcacaACTTCGTCAACATTTTTTCCTCctcgataatataatttagtcacctgtaataattattacaaataaataaataatatattattttatttataataagcaatatgtttatgataatatatgcaatatatatttatgataaaatagtaagtcgttatcattatttagtatgtattcaataagcgtaaatagaaatcaaatttacatattaatcattttcatttttcattcatgaaaacattcattttttaaaaagaaagatactGATTACTCTGCATAGAAAATTTAACACACATGCACAAGCATtatgaacaaattaattgcaatatatttattactacagaaaatatcaatttatatatatataccttgcATTGCAGATGAATTGTCAGGAAAAGAAATTGTCTACTTTAAAAAGTggattatttgtaatatataatatatattattaatatatatatattatttgttaaagcaAAAGagtttatatctaattttttgtaCTGTAGTAATAtttctacttattttataaaatttttcaacatttactatttcttgatagaattatatattataattatatgtagtaataatattattgtataataatatgtatatgtaataataataatgttgaatgcattttattttattaatgtaattaaaaaaatgattttgaagGACTTTTAAACTAAACTTGCAAAAATATGTGTACCAAGTTAaaattccttattttttatttttcttcgaagTTTTTCAATCTTCAATTGGAAGTAAAGAAGCAATATTATCATCATCTTCACTCTTGTTATTAACTGTAGCATTATCTATATATCCTGATTTATCCAGACTATTGATAGATTTTAGTagatcattaatttttgtaagaacaacattttccttctttatagataatttttgtaattctataaatatttgcaacattaaaaacaattaaatattaaaaaacaatcttttaaaCTTCCATTTTATGGCTTACcaattaaataatctattttttcattagttgttaaaaatgtatgatcTATATTTCTTGAAGTTTCTCTTATGCAACATGTTTTCTGAGAAGTATTCTTCTCTTGTACAATTGAGGTGTcaacattatattttgtcaACATTGCGTTatctatgaaaataaaaaaaattaattattgggTTGGCAAGAAAGTcgttttttcctttatttaaatgaaaggCGACAACAAAAACTTATTACGACATGACTTTCTTGCCAAcccaatatttacattaatattttaacaattaccCAGATAACAAAATGTCTGCACAATGCTTTCACAGTGCGCGCGTGCGGATTGTTCGCCCTTCGACTAATGTGCTTTAAAaagcttttaaattttacgctCAATAGAGAACCAAAgattattacttaatattttaataatcttattaagtttgttctttttagctAAAATAGCTACACTAGTtcaaagtttatctttttctctccacATTGGAAAtgaaaggagaaagataaactctgaactgaTGCAGCTAGTTTAGCTAAAAAGAACAGACTTATTATTAAGTGTACAAATAAGTTCTTggttttttttagattatatttattaatataaaagaaatggtacactcaattttaatcgaaataatATCCTTTTGAATTGATTACTTTTTGCCATCTCTCAGGTAAGGTGCCAATCTCTCGACGAAAAAATGCTTCGCCTTTTAAAGTAATCATTGATCCAATTTTTGACTTCTATTTCATTCCAAAAGCGGATATCCAAAAAGTCGTGCTCCATGGattaaaagaagtaaaaatccGAAGATGCGATGTCCGGAGAACagattaaatacaaaatagataaaggaaaaaaaaacgccgAAGTCTTCCCCATGATAATGAGAAGCTGCTGTTAAATAAGCATTTCTTGATGTTGAATGAAAAATCTTATTGCAGCCTATTCTTCGAACATCGCATCATTGGATTTTCACTTCTTCTGGTTTATGCATGATCTTTTGGATACGTGCTTCTGAAATAAAGCAGAAATCAAAAATTGaatcattttaaaagtaattgatttgaaatcatttcgattaaaattaggtatactatttcttttatattaataaatttataaaaaaagctgCGAGATCTTGTTTATACACGTAATATTCACGCGTGAGAGGAATATAAACTCGCACAAATTATCTGGGCATTTATTTTCGTGAGAATATTTTCCTTCctcatacataatttttgtagaaatatttaaaaattaaaaatttttaatttccattatttgtaaatcacTTTTATGCATGACTTACCAATTACgtcaacaattttttcattacttgTGTGATCTACATCTATATCTGTAGAAGTATCTTTAATGGTGaatgttttcataaaagtatttttcttttgtacaatTGATGTATCATCATCATGTACAATTGATGTATCACCATCATGTTTTTCAATTGAATTATCTATAATAGaaacaagaaaagaaattatgttatattcaagcaaataatatgtatatcacaAATTAATGGAGCGTTTAAGAAGTACATTGACTGAAGTATATTACTTGCTAtgcaatttgtaaatatatatataattaccatTTTCCATACTAATAAGTGGTAATTTGGATGTTGAAGGAAATTCTGGATATTGGATGTTGGaattcattgtttttttcatactacttttaattctgtttgatctttttcttggAGGATATTCTTCATTGTCAGAATCCTCACTTGATAACATACGACGTGCACGACGTTTTCTagtcttttttgcattttctgaaTCACTAATATCAGTCAGCTGTTCTGCTAAGGACACTTTTTTCATAGCATTATCATAATCAGCTGTAATaaaacaagtatttttatcacttatataacatatattattaattgaacatataaaacctatattattattttacatgcagTTCCAAAAATTCTTATGACACTTAAAAATTCCCAATTTTCATCAGGTTCTTCTCTCCTAGAGATACCCTGATAGCCAagcatgttttgcaaaatcatGCAACTTAATGCTGAGCATGAATTTTCGACTAGTTGCTGTATATTTGCTAAAAACGTAATGCATAGTCATATGTATTCAACAACACGAGGGCagatttgaaacatttcgtgTCAGCAGATTCAGAGCAAACGGAGAGCAACTGTTGCTCATTTTGTTGCCAACAAAATGACTTCTATTcatgaaaaacattttgcttTGTCATTCATTTTCGACAACATAAGAGCAACATGACGgtgatagaaaaagataatgatgTCTGTGCTTTTGtcgtatatttgttaaaaactatttaaatatattaaattgttaaaaactgtttaaatatgttaattgcGTCTTGCaaccattattattattattattttgttaattttgtaaatgtatattCTAGAGTGAACGCATAATGTGGAGCAAGTATGGCACAACGACGTATAACTTATTCCTTTCCTCGTCTTCtactattatatgtattgCTGTCTTACTTGTATGTTTCACATTTCTGCCACTAGGAGATGAAGGCGCTACAGATCTTTATTATTAGTACACCAACTAGCAATCCATAGTCCACGATTATATATAACGGTCAAAGGTGTGGCACGTGGCACGCATTGGCACGCATTAGCACGAGATTGCTTTtaccaatattttattaacattcaaaAGTGATAGTTTTGAATATACATCTTTGAATATATATCTACGTCAACTATACGTTGCGTTATCAATAAGTACGGCCGTACAGGTATTtggatttttaattgaatataaattccTGCAAGTAAGgttatgtaaaattgatatcatattgtacaatattttatcgaaattttccattatacGCTCCTGTGTAAATattcttatcaatattattgtaatattataattctctattattaaaatacatacactAATCAGATATAATattgtagaatttatatatattagtcgGACATTaacatatctttaaatatGAGTTTATTTCAAAGACGCCGTAAGCCTATTTTTCAATTAGGGCCAAAGAGGCAATCAAGAGTTCTGTTGCAAATGAGGCGATTTTATCAAACAAGATGTTACGACGAACAGCAGCGTAATTCCGAACAATTAATGTTGTCAGTAGACATGACAGATAATCTTActaataatgaaacagataaTCTTGCTAATAATGAAACAGTGTCTTCTGCTATCGAGTTAAATacgaatgaaaatatttatgatgatTTAATGCATGTTGAAAGTGAACAAAATCTTGAAGTCAATGACATGTCAATCGTAGATAATGATTATAGTAGTACAATCAATAATGACATATCTTTGGACACTGTAAATCAGACATTTCAAGAATCTTTAGCATCAgcgtttataaaatgtaatctgACCCATACACAGGGGAATATAATCTTAAATACATTACGATCACATAAATGCCATACGTTTCTACCAAAAGATACAAGATCATTACTTAATACGCCGCGTGACAGAATTGCAGTTTGTTCAATGTACCCAGGACAATACCTTTATATTGGTTTTGAAAAaggcattaataatattctgaagAAAACTCCACCGAATCAGATTCCTTCCGTTCTTGAAATAGACTGGAGTACCGACGGCgcgaaattaaacaaatgtgGGACAATGCAAATTTGGCCGATCCAAATTTCAATAAGCAATATAAGTAACAGCAAACCGGAAATAGTGGGTATTTATATGGGGAATAAAAAACCAGGTGACATTAACTTATTTATGGATGAATTTGTAACTGATGTATTGCAAGTTTTTGAAAAGGGCGGTATAACATTTAGTCATCAACAAATTCCCACTACACTGAGAGCATTCATCGCAGATGCTCCAGCACGTTCTTGGTTATTAAATCATTATGGGCACACATCGAGTCATGCATGCGGAAAATGTAAAGTTGTCGGCATACGATATGAGCAACGAATGATCTTCTTAGGTACGAATCATCGTTTAAGAACCGATGAAGAGTACATTCGGATGACAGACCGCGATCATCATAAAGGAAAAAGCCCTTTATCCCGATTACCTATGGGAATGGTAACACAAGTTCCCGTAGACTATATGCACTTAGTGTGTATAGGAGTCGTGAAGAAATTGTTAACGGCGTGGATTACGGGCAAATATGgtaaaaagacaaaattatcAGGCCGAAACCTAGATGTAGTATCAAAACGACTTGAACTTCTTTCCCATTATTGTCCACGGGACTTCGCCAGAAAACCTAGGTCATTGAGCGACTATTCGGATTATAAAGCCACAGAGGGACGACAGTTCATTTTATATACTGGGCCTACAGTAATGCTTGGCATTATGGAAAAACAaacatatattcatttattatttctacataCAGCAATTCGTACGCTTTGCAGTAACACATTTTCGAATATGTCTCTGTTACAGTGTGCAGAAGTAgcacttaaaaaatttgttgaaaaatgtcAAGTTTTCTATAAACTTTCTTTTATGTCATACAATGTGCATGCTTTGCTACACCTGGTGGCAGATGTCAAACGCTTTGGTCCGCTTGACAGTTTTTCCGCTTTtaagtatgaaaataatatgcaattattCAAACGCTCGTATAGAAAACCTCATCAGGCTTTACAGCAATTTGCCCTCAGACAGGcggaaataaataatcatgagCGGAAAGAACATTCCGCACACAGTAATGCAACAGTTATACAAATGTTCGACCGGCATGGCGAAGGTCCTCTTCCATTAGGATTTTCTCCTACACATTGTCAACAGTACACAAAGATACAAACCGGaagtatgtattttaatgttactTCACTTGGCAACAAATGTTGTATTTTAAAGGATTCTTCAGTATGTGTCATCGAAAACATATTAGAAATGAATGAAACGTACCATTTTGTGGTAaagaaattcgaaattatGGAAGATTTTTATGATGTGGGtatttcatcatcatcattagatatttataaatgctcTGCGTTATCAAgcgatttttatgtaatacctATTACTGATGTGCGGGCAAAATGTTACATGATGTTATATTGGAAAACTATTGATGACGAGAGTTCTGATTCCAGCAGTGATTCCGAAACCGATAAGCCGGTTCCTGGTGAATATGTTATATCAGTTCTTTTATAGGAACTTACTTTTATAGGAACCTACAGTAACAAAGAAACACTAAAggagataatgaaaaataaaagagcaaaaaCATGAGTATATACACAatccaatattattaaataaaagtaatgaaTGAATGTTTCCTCGAAATAactcaaattatatataaaacttgtatAGTATTCTAACATAGTAATATTATTCGTAACACTGTACATATTCCACTCTTACAAGTTCCTtactgtattatattttattagtgtataaattatattactaattttgtgtaaataaaattaaacaagataCGTCTATTAATGCATTGGTCAAGcgtataaattacattgtcAAAATATGATGATATTGATTTCTCTTATCAATGCAGAGATAATCCatttaaaaatctgtaatatttgtaCGCAACAAAATGTTTGATAGCTGATAAGAACAGTAGAAATCGCCATTAAAAAGgtgataaaagtatttactGCGGCATTTAAATGGAATTTTGTGCATAgagtttaacttttttaaattctttttttttttatatacatttaaaggTAGTGAGACTCATTGAAAGATGAATAACCAACGCAAAACTCATATACGTCGTAAACAAGCATTCCTTTCTAAGGCTGGAGTTGCTAACTATAAGGTTCAgaagttgaaacaatttcGTTTAAGTCAGTAAGTACTGTAGTTGATATTATGAACTatcttttattgatattacgaaaatttattgcagatattggaaaaaatagtaatttaaaaaaatttctagtaatagaataaaatattgaattgcaGAAACATTCAACGTCCTACGAGGAATATTACAAAACCAAAGAGGTATGTGACAACTTCAAGTCAGGACGAAGCACCGtcgttaaaaaagaaaaaaaaaccagaaACAGAGAAACCAATTAATCTCGATAAAGATGTCGATGAAATTCGCAATGCACCAAACGACGCTTCTACAACGATTCTTCCAAGTCAGGAGTCAGAAAGAAGCAACATGTCATCTTGGTCCTTACCGATTAGAGACGACGTAGCAGTTACGAATGAAAAAGTTGCGGTTGACCGCAGTTACACGCAACTGATGTCAGGAACTTCAACTTCCGTTACACGTGTTGGTGGTATGTCACTTAATATTCGACATGTGAGATGTAATATGTCtgtaatgatttataaaaatatcttaatttgttTAGGAGATCAAATGAAACAGAATCTtctgtacattatttttcataagtcTTGACCTTCCATATGAAAAgctttgtaaaagaaatgtgtttataaactaattatttgactgaaaaataatgcacttgaaatttgaaatgcaATTGAAATCAATTCCTTGAAAACAGAAGTAATTTACGTGGATGTTAATGTAATGGAATGTTGAGatgtcttaaaattaattttaaaattttgattttactgTTTAcgtttgagaaaaaagaaatattttttaggtgAAATCTTTGCAGTCAACAAATGTAACGTCTctgaaatagttttatattataattataaaaatctttaataatgagTTCATTCTTATTACAGGGCAACTCGAAAGCACTAATAGAGCATCCACTTTTACCGAAGATCAAAGCGTGCGTCCTAATGATTCCGGAGCACTAAATCCACTGTTACATTTGCAAAGTCTGCAACAAATGCCGCAAACAAGCGGATGCACTGGAGGATACTCTGAAACTATTATGGGAAATTATCGCTATCAACGGCATGATAGATATGACGGATATGACTATCCGTATCCTTCAAGagataattatcataaaacaaCACAACATGAGCATGCAACACAACATGATCATCAGCATTATTGGAATGCTATAATAGGGCAAgtgataatttttctatttatttataaaatgttgaatttcttttgaaatgtaagactatagatttaaatatataaacgcaGTTTAATAGTTATATCCTTTAGTACATTAGTTACGACTTTTATTCtttgtatacaataattttttgatcgaATTAACTGAAATTAGCTGATCTGGTAAacgaaataaacatttaaaaatgttattagtgttcataaaacaattagggtagaaacgaaaaaaaggttaaagtttcaattattacgtgttttaacatttatgagctattaatagtttttctgtGTGGTCTGCGCACATAACTTAAGAGATATAGATATctttaagttaatataatattgactaTTTGACACTTTCAGTTTTCTATTAGCtggaaaattcaattattacgtGTTTTAACAGTTATGTGCCATTTATAGTTTTTCTGTGTGGTCTGCGCACATAACTTAAGAGATATAGATATctttaagttaatataatattgactaTTTGACACTTTCAGTTTTCTATTAGCTGGAAAATTCAAGTTACATGATCGATATCTGAGTCATTTTGAGTAATGTGATGACGGGATTAGTTTTATACTTGTAGTACATTGAAGAATTCGACATGTATTTGTtccaaaaccaaaaaaaatcacaaatttagtcgtaaataattctacaagttacataaatactacacattttgtatatatgt
This genomic window from Linepithema humile isolate Giens D197 chromosome 5, Lhum_UNIL_v1.0, whole genome shotgun sequence contains:
- the LOC105674176 gene encoding uncharacterized protein isoform X2 — its product is MNNQRKTHIRRKQAFLSKAGVANYKVQKLKQFRLSQNIQRPTRNITKPKRYVTTSSQDEAPSLKKKKKPETEKPINLDKDVDEIRNAPNDASTTILPSQESERSNMSSWSLPIRDDVAVTNEKVAVDRSYTQLMSGTSTSVTRVGGQLESTNRASTFTEDQSVRPNDSGALNPLLHLQSLQQMPQTSGCTGGYSETIMGNYRYQRHDRYDGYDYPYPSRDNYHKTTQHEHATQHDHQHYWNAIIGEFNNMRKQLENMPTKEDFITITQKLDKLLKKQSNKMPMKPHCIPLKSVKEVQNFDNIDEEQYNEVVTYLKYLGGQTLDESVKFCMKQIITDEALNKYSLWGEKDRNLELYNTQLLYAVYEAVANSPYFAVPDQQKFYDAVKESIRFAKQRLRNSVRRQPGEKGRRTRRREEADAIFGTRNREEEEEISNREEEEEEG
- the LOC137000071 gene encoding uncharacterized protein → MLGYQGISRREEPDENWEFLSVIRIFGTASDYDNAMKKVSLAEQLTDISDSENAKKTRKRRARRMLSSEDSDNEEYPPRKRSNRIKSSMKKTMNSNIQYPEFPSTSKLPLISMENDNSIEKHDGDTSIVHDDDTSIVQKKNTFMKTFTIKDTSTDIDVDHTSNEKIVDVIEARIQKIMHKPEEVKIQ
- the LOC105674176 gene encoding uncharacterized protein isoform X1; protein product: MRRFYQTRCYDEQQRNSEQLMLSVDMTDNLTNNETDNLANNETVSSAIELNTNENIYDDLMHVESEQNLEVNDMSIVDNDYSSTINNDISLDTVNQTFQESLASAFIKCNLTHTQGNIILNTLRSHKCHTFLPKDTRSLLNTPRDRIAVCSMYPGQYLYIGFEKGINNILKKTPPNQIPSVLEIDWSTDGAKLNKCGTMQIWPIQISISNISNSKPEIVGIYMGNKKPGDINLFMDEFVTDVLQVFEKGGITFSHQQIPTTLRAFIADAPARSWLLNHYGHTSSHACGKCKVVGIRYEQRMIFLGTNHRLRTDEEYIRMTDRDHHKGKSPLSRLPMGMVTQVPVDYMHLVCIGVVKKLLTAWITGKYGKKTKLSGRNLDVVSKRLELLSHYCPRDFARKPRSLSDYSDYKATEGRQFILYTGPTVMLGIMEKQTYIHLLFLHTAIRTLCSNTFSNMSLLQCAEVALKKFVEKCQVFYKLSFMSYNVHALLHLVADVKRFGPLDSFSAFKYENNMQLFKRSYRKPHQALQQFALRQAEINNHERKEHSAHSNATVIQMFDRHGEGPLPLGFSPTHCQQYTKIQTGSMYFNVTSLGNKCCILKDSSVCVIENILEMNETYHFVVKKFEIMEDFYDVGISSSSLDIYKCSALSSDFYVIPITDVRAKCYMMLYWKTIDDESSDSSSDSETDKPVPGEYVISVLL
- the LOC105674176 gene encoding uncharacterized protein isoform X3 encodes the protein MNNQRKTHIRRKQAFLSKAGVANYKVQKLKQFRLSQNIQRPTRNITKPKRYVTTSSQDEAPSLKKKKKPETEKPINLDKDVDEIRNAPNDASTTILPSQESERSNMSSWSLPIRDDVAVTNEKVAVDRSYTQLMSGTSTSVTRVGGQLESTNRASTFTEDQSVRPNDSGALNPLLHLQSLQQMPQTSGCTGGYSETIMGNYRYQRHDRYDGYDYPYPSRDNYHKTTQHEHATQHDHQHYWNAIIGEFNNMRKQLENMPTKEDFITITQKLDKLLKKQSNKMPMKPHCIPLKSVKEVQNFDNIDEEQYNEVVTYLKYLGGQTLDESVKFCMKQIITDEALNKYSLWGEKDRNLELYNTQLLYAVYDNQERKVAEQGGARKQMPYLAQETEKRKKK